A window of Tetrapisispora phaffii CBS 4417 chromosome 9, complete genome contains these coding sequences:
- the EDE1 gene encoding Ede1p (similar to Saccharomyces cerevisiae EDE1 (YBL047C); ancestral locus Anc_7.488), translating into MSSIVLSTPLTAEEQQFYGRKFSELDPEQLGIVTGEAIRPLLASSGLPSTVLSQVWATVDVNQQGFLNFNEFSATLRILGHLEKNQNIPISKELYSVPPSPLASFGSGMTRNVSAMSSGGPVPIPPISQHDVNNLSALFDRTANGAATLSGAAAREIFVKAPLDNQILGRVWALCDRSDIGSITKVEFLMAMHLINLSISKSPSVTPFPQSIPQAAWDSMQRLLNSSVSAVPTTNSFAVHSTGDSLPSATSPTSTQNQLPRGGLQRQSTISRLSSGAFTSAPTDWQLTAEKKQQFDTLFDSLDKAKTGRLSSQILVPFFVSSKLNQDVLATIWDLADIHNSTEFTKIEFAIAMFLIQKKNAGIELPDVIPDQLLRSPALGLVQAQQPIQQQQPVQQQPVQQYVPEQQRAQAPLTQPQQHMQPSAPLQETQNTGSLNDLLALNESFNSPVRAQSQPQVQQNFVSQEPVIQPFKKFTPTSNFGQSIIKEEDENELSAQQPTQQQYVQQPVQQPVQQPVQQPVQQPVQQPVQQPVQPVQKLSVQQPVQQPVPVPIPVQTQAQTPQSTVNPGFTEFQNKSVSARNTSNSLQRAPSVSLKTVPNFGSFGGAVGAAVGGAVGGAAIGAANLMRSSDLFADSKSSLELSNATTELANLSNQVNSLSKQAAITNEKKNKASQELRTLNETKLKVENRINALRAAHEQNSMQTQKLEASLAQIMAENEQLETTLQEVTSTHTQLQTDAQLLDENLTKTQTQNSELKEQLANSNIMSKSLQEQLRSKQIEIRDVKASADATVKDLALDTFTAASVGHELASITEKLAVYQSKQKELDDYERTIESQHETIEKKFKELEEKKNDIEARKSQLQERLIQVQEQDGLYQQHVASLDIMSNDLKKRQATFDEANDNLRQQYLDYVQRVNDVKEKGLNPSHMLDQNSHDEEVSKFVDDSVANSSLGKQDLNNESHIIKTPVEKEISDHKTTSTIVEPLPGDWEIPDAPSPVENSVQPVVATTGAVSSDDDDDDDDDDDDIFQDTREDFINSYELGENEAFALEKDTFNDDFLGLEQTNIENDVNNVLEDTHSAESFEDIDADNLSQELENNDFTTFSDFGPTSVATPVDTNVAAQPGNNEWDDLFTGFGNAKQTSNANTANQQPVQETQRTMDNSQPTIDRALATTPKSLAMEELCGMGFSQEEAKAALEKTVGT; encoded by the coding sequence ATGTCGTCGATTGTATTGTCTACACCATTGACTGCTGAAGAACAGCAGTTCTATGGGAGGAAGTTCAGTGAATTAGATCCTGAACAGCTGGGAATCGTAACAGGTGAGGCTATTAGACCGTTATTAGCGTCGTCGGGTCTGCCTTCTACTGTTCTATCACAAGTTTGGGCAACTGTAGATGTTAATCAACAAggttttttaaatttcaatgaatttaGTGCAACTCTGAGAATTTTGGGACATTTAGAGAAAAATCAGAATATCCCAATCTCAAAAGAGTTGTATTCTGTTCCACCTTCTCCATTGGCATCGTTTGGCAGTGGAATGACTCGTAATGTATCTGCTATGTCTTCTGGTGGACCCGTGCCAATTCCACCAATCTCACAACATgatgttaataatttatccGCTTTATTCGATAGAACAGCAAATGGTGCTGCTACTTTGTCAGGTGCCGCCGCTAGAGAAATTTTTGTTAAAGCACCATTGgataatcaaatattagGTAGGGTCTGGGCATTGTGTGATAGAAGTGATATCGGGTCGATCACTAAAGTCGAATTCTTGATGGCAAtgcatttaataaatttatcaatcaGTAAAAGTCCTTCCGTCACCCCATTCCCACAATCCATCCCTCAGGCAGCATGGGATTCAATGCAAAGATTGTTAAATTCATCTGTGTCAGCAGTGCCAACTACAAATAGCTTTGCTGTTCATTCCACTGGTGATTCATTGCCAAGCGCAACCTCTCCAACAAGCACTCAGAATCAACTTCCACGTGGTGGTCTTCAAAGACAATCTACAATCAGTCGTTTATCCTCTGGTGCTTTCACAAGTGCTCCAACTGACTGGCAACTTACTGCAGAAAAGAAACAGCAGTTCGATACTCTATTCGATTCATTGGATAAAGCTAAAACAGGTAGACTGAGTTCCCAAATACTGGTGCCATTCTTCGTTTCTTCTAAATTAAATCAAGATGTATTAGCTACTATCTGGGATTTGGCCGATATACACAACAGTACtgaatttacaaaaattgaatttgcAATTGCAAtgtttttaattcaaaagaagaacGCAGGTATTGAATTACCGGATGTTATTCCTGATCAATTGTTGCGTTCTCCAGCCTTGGGCTTAGTTCAAGCCCAGCAGCCTAttcaacaacagcaacCTGTACAACAACAACCTGTACAACAGTATGTTCCAGAACAACAACGGGCTCAAGCACCACTTACTCAACCACAACAACATATGCAACCATCAGCTCCGCTTCAGGAGACACAAAATACAGGATCTTTGAACGACCTTTTGGCATTGAATGAATCCTTTAATAGCCCAGTAAGAGCACAAAGCCAACCCCAGGTACAACAAAATTTTGTTTCTCAAGAGCCAGTAATCCAACCATTCAAGAAATTCACACCAACATCAAATTTTGGACAAAGCATTATAAaggaagaagatgaaaatgaacTGTCAGCTCAACAACCTACTCAGCAGCAATATGTGCAGCAACCTGTGCAACAACCTGTGCAACAACCTGTGCAACAACCTGTGCAACAACCTGTGCAACAACCTGTGCAACAACCTGTGCAGCCTGTTCAAAAACTATCTGTTCAGCAACCTGTTCAGCAACCTGTCCCAGTCCCTATTCCAGTACAGACTCAAGCACAAACTCCACAGAGTACAGTTAATCCAGGATTTACtgaatttcaaaacaaaagTGTATCAGCTAGAAACACTTCAAATTCGCTGCAAAGAGCTCCATCTGTATCTTTGAAAACCGTTCCAAACTTCGGTTCATTTGGTGGTGCTGTAGGAGCCGCAGTTGGTGGTGCAGTTGGTGGTGCAGCTATTGGAGCGGCTAACCTAATGAGATCTTCAGACTTATTTGCTGATTCAAAATCATCTCTAGAATTATCTAATGCAACAACAGAGCTAGCTAACCTTTCTAACCAAGTTAATTCGTTAAGTAAGCAAGCTGCTATTACTAAtgagaaaaagaataaagCTTCCCAGGAATTGCGTACCTTAAAcgaaacaaaattaaaggtCGAAAACAGGATAAACGCTTTACGTGCTGCTCATGAACAAAACTCCATGCAGACTCAAAAATTAGAAGCAAGTCTAGCTCAAATTATGGCTGAAAATGAACAGTTAGAAACAACTTTACAAGAAGTTACTTCTACTCATACACAATTACAAACTGATGCTCAACTATTAGATGAGAATTTAACTAAAACTCAAACACAAAATAGCGAATTAAAGGAACAATTAGCCAATTCAAATATCATGTCTAAATCTTTACAAGAGCAATTGAGATCCAAGCAAATTGAAATCAGAGATGTAAAGGCATCTGCAGATGCAACTGTCAAAGACTTAGCGTTAGATACCTTCACTGCAGCTAGTGTGGGACATGAGTTAGCTTCTATAACCGAAAAATTAGCAGTATATCAGTCTAAACAAAAGGAATTGGACGATTATGAAAGGACTATTGAATCGCAACATGAAactattgaaaagaaattcaaagaattggaagagaaaaagaatGATATTGAAGCCAGAAAATCGCAACTTCAAGAAAGATTGATTCAAGTTCAAGAACAAGATGGTCTATACCAACAACACGTTGCAAGTTTGGATATCATGTCCaatgatttgaaaaagaGACAAGCCACATTTGATGAAGCTAACGATAATTTGAGACAACAATATTTAGATTATGTTCAAAGAGTTAATGATGTCAAAGAAAAAGGCTTGAATCCATCACATATGTTGGATCAAAATAGCCATGACGAGGAAGTATCGAAGTTTGTAGATGATTCTGTTGCTAACTCAAGTTTAGGTAAACAGGATTTGAATAATGAGTCTCATATAATAAAGACACCAGTCGAAAAAGAGATTTCAGATCATAAAACAACTTCCACCATAGTAGAACCTCTTCCTGGTGATTGGGAGATTCCAGACGCTCCATCTCCAGTTGAAAATTCTGTTCAGCCTGTTGTAGCGACGACTGGCGCAGTATCttcagatgatgatgatgatgatgatgatgatgatgatgatattttccAAGATACTAGAGAAGACTTCATCAACTCTTATGAGCTTGGTGAAAATGAAGCATTCGCTCTAGAAAAGGATACCTTCAATGACGATTTCCTTGGTTTGGAGCAAactaatattgaaaatgacgTTAACAATGTATTGGAAGATACCCATTCAGCAGAGTCTTTCGAAGACATTGATGCTGATAACCTGTCACAGGagttagaaaataatgattttacGACATTTTCTGATTTCGGTCCTACTTCTGTTGCAACACCAGTGGATACAAATGTTGCTGCACAACCAGGAAATAATGAATGGGACGACCTGTTCACAGGCTTTGGTAATGCCAAGCAGACCTCCAATGCAAACACAGCTAATCAACAACCTGTACAAGAGACTCAAAGAACTATGGACAATTCTCAACCAACAATCGATAGGGCTTTGGCTACAACTCCTAAGTCTTTAGCTATGGAGGAATTGTGTGGAATGGGTTTTTCTCAAGAGGAAGCTAAAGCTGCCTTAGAAAAAACGGTTGGGACTTAG
- the YMR1 gene encoding phosphatidylinositol-3-phosphatase YMR1 (similar to Saccharomyces cerevisiae YMR1 (YJR110W); ancestral locus Anc_7.491), with translation MDYIKVTKVDDVILHRRGNSFKGTLHLTTHHLIFASESLSREFWVSYPIITSVFKNKGSALFSKEKVYKETNLVNNDIVTNELNNFTNLNTLNITTNENVNKWYEGRDLWSFTNIKIIGKDYTVFSIDFLFEEDAKNVYDTLLKLTVLDDISQLYAFIYKPNKTELQYNSWDIYDEVSEFSRQGLDLESESCPWRISSINCDYDFSKTYPDKIIVPRNVSDSTLKYASKYRSKERIPVLSYFYKKNKCSIIRAAQPLPGLTKQRSIQDETLVLSSFNCSHLNTSDQKNDPINAANKYTHSDRNIIVDARPVANAFGQTALGGGTENMDNYNYKNTCQRMFLGIDNIHVMSSTLNYVVENYMVDGDLNLPIDSQLLNSNKGSNWIKYVRLILSSTDTLLKSMVFNNSNLLIHCSDGWDRTTQVCSLIQLCLDPYFRTFEGFMVLVEKDWISFGHKFLERSGHLSSESIFHDNTVGYKDIFTMSPNNDSPFNDDDDDDEDILFEKEEGIFPSIDGLKNFSSSGILSLDLVTKFSGHFKKKKEKRSLKFTSPVFQQFLDCVYQLIIQNPNKFEFNERFIRRLVYHLYSCQYGSFLSNNQHDMKANDIFSKTRSVWDYFRCREAEFINKNYIRPESDLNGPKKVSSIDNTFTSDQHDNDLVFPDLTNIQWWWQLYGRKDNEMNTIHRNSEETQNINNHTTDNMMEKNNNISKYLPFGLEIFGKK, from the coding sequence atggATTATATTAAAGTCACGAAAGTAGATGATGTGATTCTTCACAGACGAGGGAATTCTTTTAAAGGTACTTTGCATCTAACCACGCATCATTTAATCTTTGCATCAGAATCACTTAGTAGAGAATTTTGGGTTTCATATCCAATAATTACATCAGTCTTTAAGAATAAAGGCAGTGCTTTATTCTCAAAAGAGAAAGTTTATAAGGAGACTAATTTGGtgaataatgatattgtaACTAATGAACttaataattttactaATCTGAACACACTAAATATAACAACAAATGAAAACGTCAATAAATGGTATGAAGGTCGAGATCTTTGGAGCTTCacaaatataaagataatagGAAAAGATTACACTGTTTTTTCTATAGACTTcttatttgaagaagatgcCAAAAATGTTTACGATACGTTACTAAAATTAACAGTATTAGATGATATTTCCCAATTGTATGCATTTATCTATAAACCAAATAAAACAGAATTACAATATAACAGCTGGGATATATATGATGAAGTCAGTGAATTTTCAAGACAAGGGCTTGATTTAGAATCAGAATCTTGCCCATGGAGAATTTCAAGCATTAATTGTGATTATGATTTCTCAAAAACTTATCcagataaaataattgtCCCCAGAAACGTTTCCGATTCTACTTTAAAATATGCATCAAAATATAGATCCAAGGAAAGAATACCAGTACtaagttatttttataaaaaaaacaaatgtTCCATTATTAGAGCAGCCCAACCTTTACCGGGACTGACCAAACAAAGATCAATTCAGGATGAGACTTTGGTTCTTTCAAGCTTTAATTGTTCACATCTAAACACATCTGATCAGAAAAATGACCCCATTAATGCAGCTAATAAATACACACATTCAGatagaaatataattgttGATGCAAGACCAGTCGCAAATGCCTTTGGTCAAACTGCATTGGGTGGTGGGACAGAAAATATGGACAATTATAATTACAAGAATACTTGCCAAAGGATGTTTCTAGGCATTGATAATATTCACGTTATGTCTTCAACACTTAATTATGTTGTTGAGAATTATATGGTCGATGGTGATTTGAACTTACCAATTGATTCacaattattgaattcaaataaagGTTCGAATTGGATAAAATATGTACGACTAATACTTTCATCAACAGATACACTATTAAAGTCTATGGTGTTCAATAATTCTAACCTTCTCATCCATTGCTCTGATGGTTGGGATAGAACTACCCAAGTCTGCTCGCTTATACAGTTATGCTTAGATCCATATTTTAGGACCTTCGAAGGATTTATGGTTTTAGTTGAAAAAGACTGGATATCATTTGGTCATAAATTTTTGGAACGATCTGGTCACCTAAGTTCTGAAAGTATTTTCCACGATAACACCGTTGGTTacaaagatatatttaccATGAGCCCCAATAATGATTCACCGTTTAAcgatgatgacgatgatgatgaagatatatTGTTTGAGAAAGAGGAAGGTATTTTCCCTAGTATAGATGGACTCAAAAATTTCTCTTCATCAGGTATCCTATCGCTTGACTTAGTTACTAAGTTCTCTGGTCACtttaagaagaagaaagagaaaagatctttaaaatttacaTCCCCAGTATTCCAACAATTTTTAGATTGTGTTTACCAACTAATAATCCAGAATCCTAATAAATTCGAGTTCAATGAAAGATTTATAAGGAGACTAGTTTACCATTTATATTCATGCCAATATGGctcatttttatcaaacaaTCAACACGATATGAAAGCTAACGACATCTTTTCAAAGACAAGAAGTGTTTGGGATTATTTTAGGTGCCGCGAAGCtgaatttataaataaaaattacaTCAGACCTGAGTCTGATTTAAATGGGCCCAAAAAAGTTTCTTCGATAGATAACACTTTTACTTCTGACCAACATGACAATGATTTAGTTTTCCCTGATTTAACAAATATTCAGTGGTGGTGGCAGTTATATGGTAGAAAAGATAACGAAATGAATACTATCCATAGGAATTCCGAGGAAacacaaaatataaataatcaCACAACTGATAATATGATggaaaagaataataatatttcaaaatactTACCCTTTGGGttagaaatatttggtaAAAAGTAA
- the RSM7 gene encoding mitochondrial 37S ribosomal protein uS7m (similar to Saccharomyces cerevisiae RSM7 (YJR113C); ancestral locus Anc_7.486), which translates to MLRLKVSSAPLKCLNGRLLNVSKIGTQICLSKRFESGKVEAKVKPPINMSDEDVDGWLKTLSTLKEEFSQTEYLPEHSLSPPGQSKIDIAQEAANMNKDFIPTEEQLLELDLVKSQPFMKMKDPVLTHITNMIMKDGKKQRAERTISKALYIVFCKTREDPVEILKKCLDDLAPLMLVKTFNTGVAKSAVIPVPLNKRQRDRLAWKWIIEGANKRASNDFSVRLGEEILSVHDGNSSGFEKRDQLHKTAIVHRSYIKLK; encoded by the coding sequence ATGTTACGTTTGAAAGTATCAAGTGCACCTCTTAAATGCCTAAATGGTAGGCTATTAAATGtatcaaaaattggaaCTCAGATATGCTTATCCAAAAGATTTGAAAGTGGTAAGGTAGAAGCCAAAGTTAAACCTCCTATTAATATGTCAGATGAAGATGTCGACGGTTGGTTAAAAACATTGAGTACATTAAAGGAAGAATTCTCGCAAACAGAATATTTGCCAGAACATTCTTTATCACCTCCTGGTCAATctaaaattgatattgCTCAAGAAGCAGCCAATATGAATAAGGATTTTATTCCAACCGAGGAGCAACTATTAGAATTGGACCTTGTGAAGTCACAACCGTTCATGAAAATGAAGGACCCGGTATTGACACACATTACAAATATGATTATGAAGGATGGTAAGAAACAGAGGGCTGAGAGGACTATATCAAAAGCTTTGTATATAGTATTTTGTAAGACAAGGGAAGATCCAgttgaaattttgaaaaaatgcTTAGATGATCTGGCTCCATTGATGCTTGTTAAGACATTCAATACCGGTGTGGCCAAAAGTGCCGTCATTCCTGTGCCATTGAATAAGAGGCAAAGAGATAGACTTGCTTGGAAATGGATAATTGAAGGTGCCAATAAGAGGGCATCGAATGATTTTTCTGTTAGACTAGGTGAAGAAATATTGTCTGTCCATGACGGAAACAGTTCAGGTTTTGAGAAAAGAGACCAACTACATAAGACAGCCATTGTGCATAGATCGTACATCAAACTAAAGTGa
- the MOH1 gene encoding Moh1p (similar to Saccharomyces cerevisiae MOH1 (YBL049W); ancestral locus Anc_7.492), which yields MGLRYSSYIDPVVPTEGKHLAEDISFQILDYRLANENGSRSWFTPRTISSRLRRVSSSSASSTSHYKVSKNFVTYGCRTCRTHLSSYSQIMSKDYRGKTGDAYLMHNVVNVVEGEPEVRSMITGDYIVCDILCHWCKNVVGWKYLESEKKEQRYKEGTYVLELQTICKCD from the coding sequence ATGGGTTTGCGTTATTCTTCTTATATTGATCCGGTAGTACCCACAGAAGGTAAACATTTAGCGGAAGATATATCATTCCAGATCCTAGATTACCGACTAGCTAATGAGAATGGTTCAAGAAGTTGGTTCACGCCACGAACGATATCGTCTAGGTTAAGACGCGTCAGCTCTAGCTCTGCTTCGTCAACTTCTCACTATAAAGTATCAAAGAATTTTGTTACTTATGGTTGTCGAACTTGTAGAACACACTTATCCTCATATTCACAAATCATGTCCAAAGACTACCGAGGTAAGACCGGCGACGCATATTTGATGCATAACGTCGTTAATGTCGTTGAAGGGGAACCAGAAGTTAGATCTATGATAACAGGAGATTACATCGTCTGTGATATATTGTGCCATTGGTGTAAAAATGTGGTTGGTTGGAAATATCTCGAGAGCGAGAAGAAAGAACAACGCTATAAAGAAGGTACCTATGTGTTGGAATTGCAAACTATATGCAAATGTGATTAA
- the SEC17 gene encoding alpha-soluble NSF attachment protein SEC17 (similar to Saccharomyces cerevisiae SEC17 (YBL050W); ancestral locus Anc_7.493), whose protein sequence is MSDPNQLLAKAEKVGKPSSGFMKIFGSSDQSKYEEAADLCVQAATLFRLSKKLSNAGDCFVKAANYQINAGNDDEAANTFIDAYKCFKSSSSNGITSAMTSRNNTPGLDENDTFITSDSSAQTDIQKAAVSLNRAVEIFTVKGQFRRGANFKFELGELYENDLQDYHSAMDCYELAGDWYSQDQAQALTNKCYVKLANLKALDADYIGAAKVYHQLVTNSMGNRLSQWSLKEYYLKMALCQLAAKDNVAATRTLKEAKQNDSNFNNSRESVLLETLIDCLNEGDSEKLSQAVFEFDKFNKLDKWYTTILLKIKESITEAEDNLL, encoded by the coding sequence ATGTCAGATCCTAATCAGCTACTGGCAAAGGCCGAAAAGGTAGGTAAACCATCTTCTGGTTTCATGAAAATATTTGGCAGTTCTGATCAAAGTAAGTATGAAGAAGCTGCTGATCTATGTGTACAGGCTGCTACTCTATTTAGACTTTCAAAGAAATTGTCTAATGCAGGTGACTGTTTTGTAAAAGCCGCTAATTATCAGATTAATGCTGGTAACGATGACGAAGCCGCTAATACTTTCATCGATGCTTATAAGTGTTTTAAAAGTAGTAGTTCCAATGGCATTACATCTGCTATGACGAGCAGAAATAACACACCAGGTTTAGACGAAAATGATACTTTCATTACATCCGATTCTAGTGCTCAAACAGATATTCAAAAAGCAGCTGTATCATTAAACAGAGCGgttgaaatatttactgTGAAGGGTCAGTTTAGAAGAGGTGCTAATTTCAAGTTCGAATTGGGGGAACTGTACGAAAATGATCTACAGGATTACCACAGTGCCATGGATTGTTATGAACTTGCCGGTGATTGGTATTCTCAAGACCAAGCTCAAGctttaacaaataaatgTTATGTCAAATTAGCCAACTTGAAGGCTCTTGATGCTGACTATATAGGCGCTGCAAAGGTTTACCACCAACTAGTTACTAACTCGATGGGTAACAGATTAAGCCAGTGGTCTTTGAAGGAGTACTATCTAAAAATGGCTCTTTGTCAGTTGGCCGCTAAAGACAACGTTGCCGCTACAAGAACTCTTAAAGAAGCAAAACaaaatgattcaaatttcaataattcaagAGAATCGGTCCTATTAGAGACGTTGATTGATTGTTTAAATGAAGGTGatagtgaaaaattaagtCAAGCTGTCTTCGAATTCGATaagtttaataaattagataaaTGGTATACTACCAtcttattaaaaattaaggAAAGTATAACAGAAGCAGAAGACAATCTCTTATAA
- the PXP2 gene encoding Pxp2p (similar to Saccharomyces cerevisiae YJR111C; ancestral locus Anc_7.490), which translates to MANILNPQRLVQLSRFSPKLSNTWYLIAAVTFSVCNAPQEIPILYHYVMLLQNKQHGMQAMNQFAQRAVQLCLDNKLNRKEEIDEMYRNPSNFDKRLAERFRETLLKTGPLAGLPKAINSLHHLSNSTPASLRPHVENLDPKDQCTSKRETYKNTVLRVKDEDENMDRLRERGLAHWNEIYDKVSPRVMNDLNSCYPDLWYYTFNNVYSPLFSFDEILTKTETSLIIIASLVPQDVNPQLKGHLRGALNVGCDKETVEAARSLSIMIAQFCGVKWKSEIVKL; encoded by the coding sequence ATGgctaatatattaaatccCCAACGTTTAGTTCAATTAAGTAGATTTAGTCCGAAACTTAGCAATACTTGGTACTTAATTGCAGCGGTTACATTCAGTGTTTGCAATGCACCACAGGAAATACCTATTCTATATCACTATGTAATGTTACTTCAAAATAAGCAACATGGAATGCAAGCAATGAACCAATTTGCACAGAGAGCAGTGCAATTATGTTTAGACAACAAGTTGAATCGAAAGGAGGAAATCGATGAAATGTACAGAAATCCTAGTAACTTCGATAAAAGGTTAGCGGAACGATTTAGAGAAACTTTACTCAAAACAGGACCACTTGCTGGTTTACCGAAGGCGATTAATTCACTACATCATCTATCGAATTCAACACCAGCATCTTTACGCCCACATGTTGAAAATCTTGATCCAAAGGACCAATGTACCTCCAAAAGAGAAACATATAAGAATACAGTTTTAAGAGtaaaagatgaagatgaaaatatGGATCGCCTAAGAGAACGTGGATTGGCTCACTGGaatgaaatatatgatAAAGTGTCTCCAAGAGTCATGAATGACTTAAATTCATGTTATCCAGATCTGTGGTATTACACTTTTAACAACGTCTATAGCcctttattttcatttgatgAAATACTAACGAAAACTGAAACaagtttaataataattgcaTCTTTAGTTCCTCAAGACGTAAACCCTCAATTAAAAGGACATTTGAGAGGTGCACTAAATGTTGGTTGTGACAAAGAAACAGTGGAAGCAGCAAGATCATTATCTATAATGATCGCACAGTTCTGTGGTGTGAAATGGAAATCTGAGATAGTTAAACTGTGA
- the TPHA0I02910 gene encoding uncharacterized protein (similar to Saccharomyces cerevisiae YJR112W-A; ancestral locus Anc_7.487), whose translation MTSSSDALVTFEPNGIPVRKKYLISLFSQFCLLFYILGIAVNSKLTFITSDHDKVAHFTVFLLESYLFVKCFEMKIIATLKWKKFTSRAKDQESLRDITYSTIMINKYQVGFVFCSIGVSVGSEFMQFILSRGRRSFDPMDMGFNFMGSLLGLSIAFLQER comes from the coding sequence atgaCATCGTCTTCGGATGCCCTCGTGACATTCGAGCCTAATGGTATTCCTGTGAGGAAGAAATACCTTATATCACTTTTTAGTCAGTTCTGTCttcttttttatatcttAGGCATCGCTGTTAATTCCAAGTTAACTTTCATCACTTCTGATCACGATAAAGTGGCACATTTTACGGTATTTCTTTTGGAATCGTATTTGTTCGTGAAATGTTTCGAAATGAAGATAATCGCAACGTTGAAATGGAAGAAATTCACCAGCCGGGCAAAGGATCAAGAATCATTGAGAGATATCACTTATTCCActataatgataaataaatatcagGTGGGGTTTGTCTTTTGTAGTATCGGGGTATCAGTTGGAAGTGAGTTCATGcaatttattttgtcaAGAGGCCGTCGTTCATTCGATCCAATGGATATGggtttcaattttatgGGTAGTTTATTGGGTTTATCGATCGCATTCTTACAGGAACGTTAG